From the genome of Novosphingobium sp. TH158, one region includes:
- a CDS encoding SDR family NAD(P)-dependent oxidoreductase, whose protein sequence is MSGNRIAVITGASAGVGLAAAKALAAEGWRVIGLGRNAARCAAAEAELRASAPGAEVTMLRADLSLMADAARVAKEIAGMVDHVDLLANNAGGMIPEPAVTAEGLEECFAGNHLGPFVLTTRLLPLLLKAPQPRVINTSSDGSEMIPGMNWENLEDPLGSSPGAAYCSGKLANVMFAAELARRHGGQGLLAFSFHPGTVASNFFAHVPQATRAHTEALEKITPEEGAATLLWLARQPAEALDNGGYYYRCAPRDPNPTAHDPANGERLWALSEQLVASALARS, encoded by the coding sequence ATGAGCGGAAACAGGATTGCAGTCATCACCGGGGCAAGCGCCGGGGTCGGCCTGGCTGCGGCAAAGGCGCTGGCCGCAGAAGGCTGGCGCGTGATCGGCCTCGGCCGCAACGCGGCGCGCTGCGCGGCGGCAGAGGCGGAACTGCGGGCCTCTGCCCCCGGTGCCGAGGTTACCATGCTGCGCGCCGACCTTTCGCTCATGGCCGATGCGGCGCGCGTGGCGAAAGAGATTGCCGGCATGGTCGATCATGTCGATCTGCTGGCCAACAATGCCGGCGGCATGATTCCCGAACCGGCGGTGACCGCCGAGGGGCTTGAGGAATGCTTTGCCGGCAATCACCTTGGGCCGTTCGTGCTGACCACGCGGCTGCTGCCCTTGCTGCTCAAGGCTCCGCAGCCACGAGTGATCAACACCAGCTCCGACGGCAGCGAAATGATACCGGGGATGAACTGGGAGAATCTGGAAGACCCGCTCGGCAGTTCGCCGGGCGCGGCCTATTGCAGCGGCAAGCTGGCCAATGTGATGTTTGCGGCGGAACTGGCGCGGCGCCATGGCGGGCAGGGGCTGCTGGCCTTTTCGTTCCACCCCGGCACCGTGGCATCGAACTTCTTCGCCCATGTCCCGCAAGCGACGCGGGCCCATACCGAAGCGCTGGAAAAGATCACGCCCGAAGAAGGCGCGGCAACGCTGCTGTGGCTGGCAAGGCAGCCTGCCGAGGCGCTCGACAACGGCGGCTATTACTATCGCTGCGCCCCGCGCGACCCCAACCCCACCGCGCACGATCCCGCGAACGGCGAGCGTCTGTGGGCCCTAAGCGAGCAGCTTGTCGCCAGCGCCCTGGCCCGTTCCTGA